One genomic region from Argentina anserina chromosome 2, drPotAnse1.1, whole genome shotgun sequence encodes:
- the LOC126785390 gene encoding uncharacterized protein LOC126785390, producing MGAQKKGASRASEDPVELAHVPLQAILLADSFTTKFRPITLERPKVLLPLVNAPMISYTLAWLESAGVEEVFVFCCAHSKQIISYLQNSEWISQPGFTVTTIESHDSVSAGDALRFIYERNVIHGDFVLISGDTMSNMSLTRVLQEHKERRKKDSNAVITIVIKRSKPSQTTHQSRLGTDELFMAIDPNTKQLLYYEDKADHAKGSIYLDKLLLADKSSISLHNDRQDCFIDICALEVLSLFTDNFDYQHLRRDFLKGLLVDDIMGCKIFTHEIHSTYAARIDNFRSYDAISKDIIQRWTYPLVPDVKFFGDSSTKLERQGMYRASGIGQSRSAQIGPFTVIGNGTKIGDNTKISNSVIGEGCSIGSNVSIEGSYIWDNVTIEDGCKLRHAIVCDGVIVKSGAALNPGVVLSFKVMIGHQFIVPSYSKVSLLQQPVKQDSDEELEYADNSTGIAEITPLTHVITNGGIANQQQETQCWPTSELGTGGAGYVWSVCEGGHDEEWRHSVAPIPAEKLAEVMQAVDDSDSDEESRDDSYFENEVEATFLRAVDENIKVENVILEVNSLRLSYNKQTADCAGAILYSMMKMALETPHNSADELVQATTKVIAKSKGLLKYYLSDIDEEIEVLMKFEDMCLESAKEFSPVFEKILYQLYDQEVIQEDAILRWDDEKRDADESDRIFVKQAETFIQWLREASEEEDEEE from the exons atgggcgCGCAGAAGAAAGGCGCGTCTCGTGCCTCAGAAGACCCAGTGGAATTGGCACACGTCCCTCTCCAAGCCATCCTCCTCGCCGATAGCTTCACCACCAAATTCCGACCCATCACCCTCGAACGCCCCAAA GTGCTGTTGCCGCTGGTGAATGCTCCCATGATCAGTTACACATTGGCATGGCTCGAGTCCGCCGGCGTCGaggaggtttttgttttctgcTGTGCTCACTCCAAGCAAATCATCAGTTATCTCCAGAATTCCGAGTGGATTTCTCAACCAGGCTTCACTGTCACGACTATTGAGTCCCATGATTCTGTTAGCGCCGGGGATGCTCTCCGCTTTATATACGAGCGCAATGTG ATACATGGAGATTTTGTCCTAATCAGTGGGGACACTATGAGCAACATGTCGCTTACTCGGGTGCTTCAAGAAcataaagagagaagaaagaaagatagTAATGCCGTAATCACAATTGTTATTAAACGGTCAAAGCCTTCTCAAACCACTCATCAATCTCGATTGGGCACCGATGAGCTGTTTATGGCAATAGATCCCAACACAAAGCAGCTCTTATATTATGAGGACAAGGCAGACCATGCAAAAGGATCCATATATCTTGATAAGTTATTGCTTGCCGATAAGTCTTCGATTTCTCTGCATAATGACAGACAG GATTGCTTCATCGACATCTGTGCTCTGGAAGTCCTTAGCCTTTTCACAGACAATTTCGACTATCAACATTTACGCCGTGATTTTTTGAAGGGATTGCTTGTTGATGAT ATTATGGGTTGCAAAATATTCACACATGAAATACACTCGACATATGCGGCTAGGATAGACAACTTCAGAAGCTATGATGCAATCAGCAAGGACATAATTCAGAGATGGACTTACCCATTGGTACCAGATGTTAAGTTTTTTGGAGATTCTTCAACAAAGCTGGAAAGACAGGGGATGTATCGAGCCTCAG GAATTGGGCAATCACGATCTGCTCAGATTGGTCCATTTACAGTCATTGGGAATGGCACCAAGATTGGGGACAAcaccaaaatttcaaattctgTTATTGGAGAAGGGTGTTCTATTGGATCAAACGTTTCCATAGAAGGTTCCTATATATGGGATAATGTCACCATTGAAGATGGATGCAAGCTAAGGCATGCTATTGTATGTGATGGAGTGATAGTGAAGTCTGGGGCAGCTTTGAATCCTGGTGTAGTTTTGTCTTTCAAG GTTATGATAGGACACCAATTTATCGTCCCTTCGTACTCAAAGGTATCTTTACTTCAACAACCAGTAAAGCAAGATAGTGATGAGGAGCTAGAGTATGCTGACAATAGCACTGGTATTGCAGAAATTACCC CTCTTACACATGTGATAACGAATGGGGGAATAGCAAACCAACAACAGGAGACTCAGTGTTGGCCTACATCTGAG CTTGGTACTGGTGGGGCTGGTTATGTTTGGTCAGTTTGTGAAGGAGGCCATGATGAAGAGTGGAGGCATTCAGTTGCTCCCATTCCTGCAGAAAAACTTGCTGAGGTGATGCAAGCAGTGGATGATTCTGATTCTGATGAAGAGTCTAGAGACGATTCCTACTTTGAAAATGAG GTGGAAGCAACCTTCCTAAGAGCCGTGGATGAAAATATTAAAGTAGAGAATGTCATCTTAGAAGTGAACTCACTGAG ATTGTCATACAACAAGCAAACTGCAGACTGTGCTGGAGCTATACTTTACTCTATGATGAAAATGGCTCTGGAAACTCCACATAATTCAGCAG atGAATTGGTCCAAGCTACTACGAAAGTAATTGCAAAATCGAAGGGGCTGCTGAAGTATTATCTATCAGATATTGATGAAGAG ATAGAAGTACTAATGAAATTCGAAGATATGTGTTTGGAGTCTGCTAAGGAGTTCTCCCCTGTGTTTGAGAAG ATACTTTATCAACTGTATGACCAAGAGGTTATACAGGAAGATGCTATTCTTAGGTGGGATGATGAAAAGAGAGATGCTGATGAATCAGACAGAATTTTTGTCAAGCAGGCGGAAACATTTATCCAA TGGCTGAGAGAGGCATCTgaggaggaggatgaggaagagtaa
- the LOC126785396 gene encoding cleavage stimulating factor 64: protein MASSSQHRCVFVGNIPYDATEEQLIEICQEVGPVVSFRLVIDRETGKPKGYGFCEYKDEETALSARRNLQGYEINGRQLRVDFAENDKGTDRNREQGRGGPGVTASVDPQKQVGGPAVHGDSLHNQPIGLHIAITAAAVMAGALGDPQAVLQSNQNSLQNQSALANDPLTLHLAKMSRSQLTQIISEVKGMAIQNKELAHKLFLARPQLPKALFQAQIMLGMVTPQMLQNVRQASGQSSQPLFSYGQQIPLPAIPNIADLAPPENRLQSGLMPKMQDGSFSAGPQNLLVHSQFSLPRQQNMQPRMQLPQHANHNVMQHATLLGQAGISALPPIHPQSSSSLSIRPQAQVAKPSISSQKMQPSLLQHPGQVGPSHLGHNAQMVHQNATLQHSPFSRPLSDAIYQPGTSLSVGVLESINKDADRPSRVVAGSSESVSRPSKLMKLDDGRSTPLLAGGIIVSSANESALPNAFGAGLLPGKSVHRSEGVHSEKQISEPQIPPEVDSALLQQVLSLPPEKLNLLPPEQREEVIKLQQRFRQMQQS, encoded by the exons ATGGCCTCCTCTTCTCAGCACCGCTGCGTTTTCG TTGGGAATATTCCTTATGATGCCACCGAGGAACAGCTCATAGAAATCTGCCAGGAGGTTGGCCCTGTTGTATCCTTTAG GTTAGTTATTGATAGAGAGACTGGGAAACCAAAAggttatggattttgtgagTATAAGGATGAAGAGACAGCATTAAGTGCTCGGCGTAATCTTCAGGGGTACGAGATCAATGGCCGGCAATTACGAGTTGATTTTGCTGAAAATGACAAGGGCACGGACAGAAATCGTGAACAG GGTCGTGGTGGGCCTGGAGTGACTGCAAGTGTTG ATCCTCAAAAGCAAGTTGGAGGCCCAGCGGTTCATGGTGATTCTCTTCATAATCAGCCAATTGGTCTCCATATAGCAATAACAGCTGCAGCCGTTATGGCAGGTGCTCTAGGTGATCCTCAGGCTGTTCTGCAGTCAAATCAAAATAGTTTGCAGAATCAGTCTGCATTAGCCAATGATCCTTTGACACTCCATCTAGCTAAAATGTCTAGGAGTCAATTGACTCAAATCATCTCGGAGGTCAAG GGAATGGCTATACAAAACAAGGAACTAGCTCATAAGTTATTTCTAGCGAGGCCACAGTTGCCAAAAGCTCTATTTCAG GCACAAATAATGCTTGGAATGGTGACCCCACAAATG TTGCAGAATGTCAGGCAAGCTTCTGGCCAGTCCTCACAACCTCTATTCAGTTATGGCCAACAGATTCCATTACCTGCTATTCCAAATATTGCTGATTTAGCCCCTCCTGAAAATAGGTTGCAGTCTGGGTTGATGCCCAAAATGCAAGATGGCTCTTTTTCAGCTGGGCCTCAGAATTTATTGGTTCATAGCCAGTTTTCTTTACCCCGACAACAAAACATGCAGCCCCGCATGCAGCTTCCACAACATGCAAACCACAATGTTATGCAACACGCCACACTGCTAGGGCAGGCTGGAATTTCAGCACTTCCTCCTATTCACCCGCAGTCCTCAAGCAGTTTGTCCATTCGACCACAAGCTCAGGTTGCCAAACCTTCCATATCAAGCCAGAAAATGCAACCTTCGTTGTTACAACACCCTGGTCAGGTCGGGCCTTCACATTTGGGCCATAATGCTCAGATGGTTCATCAAAATGCTACTCTACAGCACTCTCCTTTTTCCCGTCCTTTGTCTGATGCCATATATCAG CCTGGTACCTCATTATCTGTGGGTGTCTTAGAGTCGATTAACAAAGATGCTGATAGACCTTCTCGAGTGGTCGCTGGTTCTTCAGAATCAGTTTCTCGCCCTTCAAAACTAATGAAGTTAGACGATGGACGGAGCACTCCTTTGTTAGCAGGGGGTATCATTGTTTCAAGTGCCAATGAATCTGCATTGCCCAATGCTTTTGGAGCAGGATTGTTGCCTGGAAAGTCTGTTCACAGATCAGAAGGTGTCCACTCTGAGAAACAAATTTCTGAG CCTCAGATTCCACCTGAGGTAGACTCTGCTTTGTTGCAACAAGTTCTGAGCCTACCACCTGAAAAATTGAACTTGTTGCCACCGGAACAGCGAGAAGAAGTCATTAAGCTGCAGCAGAGGTTTCGGCAGATGCAGCAATCTTAG
- the LOC126785393 gene encoding NAC domain-containing protein 17-like, with amino-acid sequence MVSEDDLASAFCDGNFWQPGFRFHPTDEELVLYYLKRKICKKRLKLNVIAVTDVYKWDPEELPGLSLLKTGDRQWFFFSPRDRKYPNGGRSNRATRHGYWKATGKHRNIACYNRSVGLKKTLVFYKGRAPTGERTDWVMHEYTLDEEELKRCQNVQEYYALYKVFKKSGPGPKNGEQYGAPFREEDWADDECPIINSSANREISVEQFAEVIVDNNVKPTGEIPLKQVGQITANGYANTNSEPHSTLDDLEEFLKQIADDAVLDTPRINDHVQTLSQVISEEETQSTVVDLYSSEVKCPQSSTTFDPNDLQGIEGNAYASFGFTQSATSQRQLYKACEPSASDVHPVQSFTPMLPEEDFLEMDDLLGPEPTISNSGNPGGNLQFDELDGFDLYQDASVFFDGMGSIEQGNVSHQFMNSMEANIVNQFDYQIQPALPIQINHQLNQDLSQINNQLWVQNEMRDFYTSAESNQGPGLNFTSGVVQESSSHPPQENQNQSGNEAAGVASQFSSALWAFVESIPTTPASASENALVSRAFERMSSFSRMKIMARTANVPAAETVRGSRKRGFFFLPVLVALCAIFWVVMASLRQWGRCISS; translated from the exons ATGGTGTCGGAAGACGACCTGGCGTCGGCCTTCTGCGACGGGAACTTCTGGCAGCCCGGGTTTCGGTTCCACCCGACCGACGAGGAACTAGTCCTCTACTATCTCAAGCGCAAGATCTGTAAGAAGAGGCTCAAGCTTAACGTCATCGCCGTCACTGACGTCTACAAGTGGGACCCCGAGGAGCTCCCTG GGTTGTCGTTATTGAAAACTGGAGATAGGCAATGGTTCTTTTTCAGTCCGAGAGATCGGAAGTACCCTAATGGTGGAAGGTCCAACAGGGCAACCAGACATGGATATTGGAAGGCGACTGGAAAACATCGCAACATTGCTTGTTATAACCGGTCAGTTGGACTGAAGAAGACCTTAGTTTTCTATAAAGGCCGTGCACCTACTGGGGAGCGCACTGACTGGGTGATGCATGAGTATACCTTGGATGAGGAGGAGTTGAAGAGATGCCAGAATGTACAG GAATATTATGCTCTTTACAAAGTTTTCAAGAAAAGTGGGCCTGGTCCTAAAAATGGTGAGCAATATGGAGCGCCATTTAGAGAAGAAGATTGGGCTGATGATGAATGTCCGATAATAAATAGCTCTGCCAATAGGGAAATCTCAGTTGAGCAATTTGCAGAGGTCATTGTTGATAATAATGTAAAACCTACTGGAGAAATTCCGTTGAAGCAAGTCGGACAGATTACTGCTAATGGTTATGCTAACACTAACAGCGAACCCCATTCTACACTTGACGACTTGGAAGAGTTCTTGAAACAGATTGCTGATGACGCTGTACTTGACACGCCACGAATCAATGATCATGTTCAAACCTTATCTCAG GTTATTAGTGAAGAAGAAACACAAAGTACTGTGGTGGATCTGTACTCTAGTGAAGTTAAGTGTCCTCAATCGAGTACAACGTTTGATCCAAATGATCTGCAGGGCATCGAGGGCAATGCATATGCAAGCTTTGGCTTCACACAATCAGCTACTTCACAGAGGCAACTGTACAAGGCATGTGAACCATCTGCTTCTGACGTTCATCCAGTGCAGTCTTTCACTCCCATGCTACCTGAAGAGGATTTCCTGGAGATGGATGATCTCTTGGGTCCGGAACCTACTATTTCAAACAGTGGGAATCCTGGGGGTAATCTGCAGTTTGATGAGCTGGATGGATTTGACTTGTACCAGGATGCGTCCGTGTTTTTCGATGGCATGGGGTCcattgaacaaggaaatgtttCTCATCAATTCATGAATTCAATGGAGGCTAATATTGTAAATCAATTTGATTACCAGATACAACCAGCACTTCCAATTCAGATCAACCATCAGCTGAATCAAGATCTATCTCAGATTAACAATCAGCTATGGGTGCAGAATGAAATGCGAGACTTCTATACATCTGCAGAATCAAACCAGGGGCCTGGACTTAATTTCACCTCAG GTGTGGTACAAGAATCGTCAAGTCATCCTCCACAagaaaatcagaatcaaagtgGCAATGAAGCTGCCGGTGTTGCTAGTCAGTTTTCTTCTGCCCTATGGGCTTTTGTTGAGTCTATACCTACTACTCCTGCATCTGCATCGGAGAATGCCCTGGTGAGTCGGGCCTTTGAACGGATGTCTAGCTTTAGCAGGATGAAAATAATGGCGAGGACCGCCAATGTCCCTGCAGCAGAAACTGTCAGGGGATCCCGAAAGAGGGGATTCTTCTTCCTTCCAGTTCTTGTGGCACTATGTGCTATTTTTTGGGTTGTGATGGCATCTCTCAGGCAATGGGGGAGATGCATCTCCTCATGA
- the LOC126785406 gene encoding very-long-chain aldehyde decarbonylase GL1-9-like: MVFWEGYVSDEAMGTFAPIVVYWLYAGFYQLLPPLDRYRLHTRREEDEKNSVPLPSVVKGVLLQQLAQATVAQGLFVLTKEANIAGITIQPSILVQIVQIVVAMLVMDTWQYFVHRYMHQNKFLYRHVHSQHHRLVVPYAIGALYNHPLEGLLLDTFGGALSFLVSGMTARTAVIFFCFAVVKTVDDHCGLWLPGNIFHIFFQNNTAYHDIHHQLQGLKYNYSQPFFPIWDKIFGTYMPYSLVKRPDGGFEAKAMKAAKD; this comes from the exons ATGGTATTTTGGGAAGGGTATGTGAGTGATGAGGCAATGGGGACCTTTGCACCGATTGTGGTGTACTGGTTGTATGCCGGGTTTTACCAGCTGCTGCCGCCGTTGGATAGATACCGATTGCATACTCGAAGAGAGGAGGATGAGAAGAACTCGGTGCCCCTTCCCTCTGTCGTAAAGGGAGTTCTGCTTCAACAGCTTGCTCAGGCCACTGTGGCACAGGGGCTATTTGTG TTGACCAAAGAGGCCAATATAGCTGGTATCACAATTCAGCCGTCCATCCTTGTCCAGATTGTGCAGATTGTTGTTGCAATGCTTGTCATGGACACGTGGCAATACTTTGTGCACCGCTACATGCATCAGAACAAGTTCTTGTATCGCCATGTTCACTCTCAGCACCACAGACTTGTTGTTCCCTATGCAATTGGAGCCCTTTATAACCACCCACTTGAGGGTCTTCTACTTGACACTTTTGGCGGGGCTCTCTCTTTTCTAGTCTCGGGAATGACTGCACGGACGGCTGTTATATTCTTCTGCTTTGCTGTGGTCAAAACAGTAGATGATCACTGTGGACTTTGGTTGCCTGGTAACATCTTCCACATTTTCTTCCAAAACAATACTGCGTATCATGATATTCATCATCAACTTCAAGGCTTGAAGTATAACTATTCTCAGCCATTCTTTCCCATATGGGATAAGATTTTTGGAACTTACATGCCTTACAGTCTTGTAAAGAGACCTGATGGGGGTTTTGAAGCGAAGGCAATGAAAGCAGCAAAAGACTAG